In Desulforegula conservatrix Mb1Pa, one genomic interval encodes:
- a CDS encoding TrkH family potassium uptake protein produces MKISRRPLSNNLWRLKTLVLEIKNKERLKARLKRRAKNIIHDPSRILVLSFLGIILLGAFLLSLPISAENKNVSFIDALFTSTSAVCVTGLATIDVGREFNLFGEIVLLSLIQIGGLGIMTLSIIFMMMAGKRLSLTEKDVIQDTYTHGGQRSPATIAKEVLQFTLIIEGIGAALLACRFVPEQGLVKGVYSAVFHSVSAFCNAGFALFSNSLENYKTDWIVSLTISSLIILGGIGFLVLAEIWRRLPYTRERIRRLSLHTKLVFVTTAILIIFGTVSIAFLEWENTLAELAPCHKILCAYFQSVSTRTAGFNTIPIGGMTGVSLLICILLMFIGACPGSCAGGVKTTTAATLTLLAISKLRGHEYTKIFCRTIPNQSITRAINVVLISMTLVGASVMLLLISEFKGLSPSESQGGLMTILFETVSAFGTVGLSMGITSKLTVLGKLIISGVMFIGRLGPLMIAIAISRKSQAAFFYAEENIMIG; encoded by the coding sequence ATGAAGATATCCAGACGGCCTTTATCCAATAATCTGTGGCGACTTAAAACCCTGGTTCTTGAGATTAAAAATAAGGAACGCTTAAAGGCCAGATTGAAAAGAAGAGCCAAAAACATCATCCATGATCCATCAAGAATTCTTGTTCTCTCCTTCCTCGGAATCATACTTCTGGGGGCTTTTCTGCTTTCACTTCCAATTTCAGCCGAAAACAAAAACGTATCTTTCATTGATGCCCTGTTCACATCCACTTCCGCAGTATGCGTAACAGGACTTGCCACAATAGATGTCGGCAGGGAATTCAACCTTTTTGGTGAAATAGTTCTGCTTTCCCTTATTCAGATAGGCGGTCTGGGCATAATGACCCTCTCAATAATATTCATGATGATGGCCGGAAAACGTTTGTCCCTGACTGAAAAGGACGTGATTCAGGATACGTATACCCACGGAGGCCAAAGAAGCCCGGCCACCATTGCGAAAGAGGTTCTCCAATTCACTCTTATAATAGAAGGTATTGGAGCCGCTCTTCTTGCCTGCAGATTTGTTCCTGAACAGGGCTTGGTAAAGGGCGTATACAGCGCTGTTTTTCATTCTGTGAGCGCTTTCTGCAACGCTGGTTTTGCTCTTTTTTCAAATAGTCTTGAAAATTACAAGACAGACTGGATTGTAAGCCTGACAATAAGCTCCCTCATTATTTTAGGAGGTATAGGATTTCTTGTTCTTGCCGAAATATGGAGAAGGCTTCCATACACAAGGGAGAGAATACGAAGACTTAGCCTTCACACAAAACTTGTATTTGTCACAACTGCCATACTGATAATTTTCGGAACAGTTTCAATAGCTTTTCTTGAATGGGAAAACACCCTGGCCGAGCTTGCTCCTTGTCACAAAATTCTGTGCGCATATTTTCAGTCAGTTAGCACAAGAACGGCGGGATTTAATACAATTCCGATCGGGGGAATGACAGGAGTAAGCCTTTTGATCTGCATACTTCTGATGTTCATCGGGGCCTGTCCCGGCTCATGCGCAGGTGGAGTAAAAACAACTACTGCCGCGACTTTGACCCTTCTTGCGATATCAAAACTCAGGGGCCATGAGTACACAAAAATTTTCTGCCGAACAATCCCTAACCAGAGTATAACCAGGGCCATAAACGTAGTCCTTATAAGCATGACCCTTGTGGGAGCCTCGGTCATGCTGCTCCTCATATCCGAATTCAAGGGACTGTCACCTTCGGAGAGCCAGGGCGGCCTGATGACAATTCTTTTCGAGACAGTAAGCGCCTTTGGAACAGTTGGTCTTTCCATGGGCATAACCTCAAAGTTAACCGTACTTGGCAAGCTTATAATATCTGGCGTCATGTTTATAGGAAGACTCGGCCCCCTGATGATTGCCATCGCAATTTCAAGAAAAAGCCAGGCCGCTTTTTTCTATGCTGAAGAAAATATTATGATTGGATAA
- the nuoF gene encoding NADH-quinone oxidoreductase subunit NuoF produces MASIQILNQIKKKNLETMNMESGSTKVRILIHTGTCGYAAGARKILEAAKNISAASDLPVDISLSGCIGLCASEPNVTIMRKGEASVIYQKMTPEKMAEVFENHVKAGAPVMSHALACKDMSGFDLKKIDELDFFKSQVLFTMRNKGVIDPESIDEYIARDGYFAALKAVTEMESEQIIKEILASGLRGRGGGGFPTGRKWDIAFNNKSDVKYIICNADEGDPGAFMDRSILESDPHSVLEGMIIAAKAFGATHGYIYCRTEYPLAIKMLEKALAKAREYNFLGRNIFGTGMGLDIEICQGAGAFVCGEETALMLSIEGKRGMPRPRPPYPAQKGLFGKPTVINNVETLSTVPSIIREGAEAYSSMGTLTSKGTKVFAMSGSINTVGLVEIPMGISLRSLIFDICGGIPNKRKFKAVQLGGPSGGCIPEAFLDTPVDYEAIIQAGAIMGSGGVIVMDETSCMVDMARFFIDFIKDESCGKCTPCREGSSRLLEILDRITTGEGKDEDIAELEELSEFIKSTSLCGLGQTAPNPVLSTLRHFRHEYEAHIKDKKCPAKRCASLLEFKVDTEKCTKCGLCFKACPAKAILWQKKQAASIDRDKCTKCLSCYKACRFEAIL; encoded by the coding sequence ATGGCATCCATTCAGATCCTCAATCAGATTAAGAAAAAAAACCTTGAAACCATGAATATGGAATCCGGATCAACGAAAGTACGCATACTGATTCACACAGGAACATGCGGATACGCTGCTGGCGCAAGAAAAATCCTTGAAGCAGCAAAGAATATTTCTGCGGCTTCAGACCTTCCTGTTGACATATCCCTTTCAGGCTGCATCGGCCTTTGCGCCAGTGAGCCAAATGTAACAATAATGCGTAAAGGCGAAGCATCGGTCATATATCAGAAAATGACACCTGAAAAAATGGCCGAGGTGTTTGAAAACCATGTAAAAGCAGGTGCGCCTGTAATGTCACATGCCCTTGCTTGCAAAGATATGTCGGGGTTTGACCTGAAAAAAATAGATGAGCTTGATTTCTTTAAATCCCAGGTTCTTTTCACAATGAGGAACAAGGGTGTCATTGATCCTGAAAGCATAGATGAATATATAGCCAGGGACGGTTATTTTGCGGCTCTCAAGGCTGTTACTGAAATGGAATCCGAACAGATAATAAAAGAAATCCTTGCCTCAGGACTCAGGGGAAGGGGCGGTGGCGGATTTCCAACTGGCAGAAAATGGGACATAGCCTTTAACAATAAATCAGACGTTAAATATATAATCTGCAACGCGGACGAAGGCGACCCAGGGGCATTCATGGACAGAAGCATTCTGGAATCTGACCCTCATTCCGTACTTGAAGGAATGATAATAGCAGCAAAGGCTTTCGGAGCGACCCACGGCTATATCTACTGCCGTACAGAATATCCCCTTGCGATAAAAATGCTGGAAAAAGCTCTGGCCAAGGCGCGGGAATACAATTTTCTCGGCAGGAATATTTTTGGGACAGGGATGGGACTTGACATAGAAATATGCCAAGGTGCAGGAGCTTTTGTTTGCGGAGAGGAAACCGCTCTCATGCTTTCAATAGAAGGCAAGCGCGGAATGCCCAGGCCAAGGCCTCCATACCCTGCACAGAAAGGGCTGTTTGGAAAACCGACCGTAATAAACAATGTCGAAACCCTTTCAACTGTTCCAAGCATAATACGCGAAGGCGCAGAGGCATATTCTTCAATGGGGACTCTAACGAGCAAGGGAACAAAAGTCTTTGCAATGTCAGGAAGCATAAACACGGTCGGCCTTGTGGAAATACCAATGGGAATCAGCCTTAGAAGTCTTATCTTTGATATTTGCGGAGGCATTCCAAACAAGCGAAAATTCAAGGCCGTCCAGCTTGGAGGCCCGTCAGGCGGATGTATTCCCGAAGCATTTCTTGATACTCCGGTGGATTACGAAGCCATTATCCAGGCTGGAGCCATAATGGGTTCCGGCGGCGTGATTGTCATGGATGAAACAAGCTGCATGGTGGATATGGCAAGATTCTTCATAGACTTCATCAAAGATGAATCCTGCGGGAAATGCACTCCTTGCAGGGAAGGAAGCTCAAGACTGCTTGAGATTCTTGACAGAATCACGACAGGCGAAGGGAAAGATGAGGACATAGCAGAGCTTGAGGAATTGTCAGAATTCATAAAATCGACGTCACTCTGCGGACTGGGCCAGACAGCACCGAATCCTGTTCTTTCGACCTTGAGGCATTTCAGGCACGAATATGAGGCACACATCAAAGATAAAAAATGCCCTGCAAAAAGATGCGCAAGTCTTCTGGAATTCAAAGTTGATACAGAAAAGTGCACGAAATGCGGCCTGTGCTTCAAAGCATGTCCAGCAAAAGCAATATTGTGGCAGAAAAAACAGGCTGCCTCGATTGACAGGGACAAATGCACGAAATGCCTTTCATGTTATAAGGCATGCAGGTTTGAGGCGATTCTGTAA
- a CDS encoding ammonium transporter, with product MNRRLNGWISIFLMSFLPTAAFAADAVPVDTGTTSWMLISTALVLLMVPGLAMFYGGLVRTKNVLSTMMHSFVAMAIIGVLWVILGYSLTFGKSIFGGFVGWDWSYFFLNGIDDAIENGIPLYIIAMFQGKFAIITPALISGALAERVYFKGYCLFISLWFLFIYSPLCHWIWAPDGWLFKFGAVGVIDLAGGLVIHVSAGTSALVVALFLGKRKGFPEKPMLPNNLVMTMMGAGLLWVGWFGFNAGSTVQSGLNTARALTMTQISAASGALCWLAIEAFVHKKATSLGFVSGILAGLVAITPAAGVVKPVGAMVLGTLSSILCYYALQLKMKFKYDDSLDCFGIHGVGSGMGVILLSFFIRDSWMADAAKASATGKWTVFDQLGVQCVGMIVTILFSGILTYVICHVVDKITGFRIDEESEVMGLDYSLHGENGYGMVNSDLV from the coding sequence ATGAATAGAAGATTGAATGGATGGATCTCAATTTTTTTAATGAGTTTTTTACCAACAGCAGCTTTTGCTGCGGATGCTGTCCCTGTTGACACAGGAACAACTTCATGGATGCTTATCTCAACGGCACTTGTTCTTCTCATGGTTCCTGGACTCGCAATGTTCTACGGCGGTCTTGTAAGAACCAAGAATGTTCTTTCAACAATGATGCACAGTTTTGTGGCAATGGCCATCATTGGTGTATTATGGGTAATATTAGGCTACTCGCTTACCTTTGGGAAAAGCATTTTTGGCGGATTTGTGGGGTGGGACTGGTCTTATTTTTTTCTTAATGGAATAGACGACGCTATTGAAAATGGTATTCCTCTATACATAATTGCAATGTTCCAGGGTAAATTTGCCATCATAACCCCGGCCCTAATAAGCGGCGCGCTTGCTGAGAGGGTGTATTTCAAAGGCTACTGTTTATTCATATCTTTATGGTTTCTTTTCATTTATTCGCCCTTATGCCACTGGATCTGGGCTCCGGACGGATGGCTGTTCAAATTCGGCGCCGTTGGCGTAATTGACCTTGCAGGCGGTCTTGTAATACATGTTTCCGCGGGAACCAGCGCCCTTGTTGTGGCTCTTTTCCTTGGAAAAAGAAAAGGCTTTCCTGAAAAGCCGATGCTTCCGAACAATCTTGTCATGACCATGATGGGCGCAGGACTTTTGTGGGTAGGTTGGTTTGGATTTAACGCAGGTTCAACAGTCCAGAGCGGTCTGAATACTGCGAGGGCTCTTACCATGACCCAGATTTCAGCCGCTAGCGGAGCGCTCTGCTGGCTTGCCATAGAAGCATTTGTTCATAAAAAAGCAACTTCCCTTGGTTTTGTTTCAGGAATACTTGCGGGTCTTGTTGCAATAACTCCCGCAGCCGGTGTCGTAAAGCCAGTCGGCGCCATGGTACTTGGTACCTTGTCATCAATATTATGTTATTATGCACTTCAGCTTAAGATGAAATTCAAATATGATGACAGCCTTGACTGCTTCGGAATTCATGGCGTCGGAAGTGGCATGGGCGTTATTCTTCTTTCCTTTTTCATAAGAGACAGCTGGATGGCTGATGCTGCCAAGGCTTCGGCAACCGGAAAATGGACTGTGTTTGACCAGCTTGGCGTTCAGTGCGTAGGAATGATTGTTACAATACTGTTTTCAGGAATCCTGACATATGTCATATGCCATGTGGTTGACAAAATCACCGGATTCAGGATTGATGAGGAAAGTGAAGTCATGGGGCTTGATTATTCGCTTCATGGTGAAAACGGCTATGGTATGGTCAATTCTGATCTGGTATAG
- a CDS encoding amidohydrolase, whose translation MTQTMNQAIKKHADLIIKNGTVLVMDNAETLIKNGFVAVCGDSIAEVASSEKLGEWEALKTIDAKGGIIMPGFVNTHTHAAMTCFRGLADDLPLMAWLNDHIFPAEAKLDHDMVYKGSMLACVEMIMSGTTTFCDMYLFEDAVAEAAAASGMRAVVGEVLYNFPSPCYGPLEKGFEYTENLILKWKSNPLITIAVEPHSPYLCSPDLLKTAFTLAKKHDAPLVIHLSETLHEVDQIRSERGKTPVEYLAEHGFLDKNLVAAHCVYLSQNDMDLLRSFDVKVAHNPVSNMKLASGIAPVPSMIAHGITVGLGTDGCASNNNLDMFREMDMCAKLHKVSTLDPTVMNAHQTLRMATADGAKVLGLDSITGTLEKGKKADIIVIDTDAPHLCPIYNPYSHLVYSACGSDVSCTVINGKVLMEDRLLVSLDVRKIMDDVRKIAEKIRK comes from the coding sequence ATGACCCAAACAATGAACCAGGCCATAAAGAAACATGCAGACCTTATAATTAAAAATGGAACAGTCCTTGTAATGGACAATGCCGAAACCCTTATCAAAAATGGTTTTGTGGCTGTATGCGGTGACTCAATTGCAGAAGTGGCATCTTCAGAAAAATTAGGCGAGTGGGAAGCCTTAAAAACCATTGACGCAAAGGGCGGAATAATCATGCCCGGATTCGTCAATACCCACACCCACGCAGCCATGACCTGTTTTCGCGGCCTTGCCGATGATCTGCCCCTCATGGCCTGGCTGAATGACCATATCTTCCCTGCCGAGGCAAAGCTTGATCACGATATGGTTTATAAGGGATCTATGCTTGCCTGTGTTGAGATGATCATGTCAGGTACTACAACTTTCTGTGACATGTATCTCTTTGAAGATGCTGTTGCTGAAGCCGCAGCTGCCTCAGGCATGCGTGCGGTTGTAGGCGAGGTTCTATATAATTTCCCTTCTCCATGCTATGGCCCGCTCGAAAAAGGATTCGAATATACAGAAAATCTGATTTTGAAATGGAAAAGCAATCCGCTGATAACAATTGCGGTGGAGCCTCATTCGCCTTATCTCTGCTCACCTGATCTTCTTAAAACAGCTTTTACCCTGGCAAAAAAGCACGATGCTCCGCTTGTTATCCATCTTTCTGAAACTCTGCACGAGGTCGATCAGATAAGATCAGAACGCGGAAAAACTCCGGTAGAGTATCTTGCAGAACACGGCTTTCTCGATAAAAATCTTGTGGCTGCACACTGTGTTTATCTTAGTCAGAACGATATGGATCTTTTAAGAAGCTTTGACGTAAAGGTTGCGCATAATCCTGTGAGCAATATGAAGCTCGCATCCGGCATAGCGCCTGTTCCATCCATGATTGCCCACGGAATAACTGTTGGCCTTGGGACAGACGGATGCGCCAGCAATAACAATCTGGATATGTTCAGGGAAATGGACATGTGCGCCAAGCTTCATAAAGTCTCGACCCTTGATCCAACTGTTATGAATGCCCATCAAACCCTCAGGATGGCGACCGCAGACGGAGCAAAAGTTCTTGGGCTTGATTCAATTACAGGAACGCTGGAAAAAGGCAAAAAAGCCGACATTATTGTGATTGACACTGACGCGCCTCATCTTTGCCCAATTTATAATCCATATTCCCATCTTGTTTATTCCGCATGCGGTAGCGATGTTTCCTGCACAGTAATTAACGGGAAAGTGCTCATGGAAGACAGGCTGCTTGTATCTCTGGATGTAAGGAAAATAATGGATGATGTTAGGAAAATTGCGGAAAAGATCAGAAAATAA
- a CDS encoding NADH-quinone oxidoreductase subunit NuoE family protein — MVAMQSVNKGEAKSCCEATPDWVRIDLVLEKYVGKKSQIIAALRECQEINGYLSEELIIHVSRFLRFPLSDVFGVASFYSLFSLTPKGKNTIRLCMGTACYVKGIKEINDRIVNEYQIGPSGISDDNRFGLEHVRCLGACSLAPVMVVNDDTHGAMTAEKINDILSEYK; from the coding sequence ATGGTGGCAATGCAATCCGTAAATAAAGGCGAGGCAAAAAGCTGCTGTGAAGCTACCCCTGACTGGGTGAGAATCGATCTTGTGCTTGAAAAATATGTGGGCAAAAAATCCCAGATCATTGCAGCATTAAGGGAATGTCAGGAAATCAACGGCTATCTTTCTGAGGAATTAATCATACATGTTTCAAGATTCCTTAGATTTCCTCTCAGCGATGTTTTCGGTGTCGCATCGTTTTATTCTCTCTTTTCACTTACTCCTAAAGGAAAGAATACAATCAGGCTCTGCATGGGTACAGCCTGCTATGTCAAAGGCATAAAAGAAATAAATGACAGGATAGTCAATGAATACCAGATTGGGCCATCAGGAATATCTGATGATAACAGATTCGGACTTGAGCATGTGCGCTGCCTCGGAGCATGCAGCCTTGCCCCTGTAATGGTGGTTAATGATGATACCCACGGCGCGATGACAGCTGAAAAGATAAACGACATTCTTTCTGAATATAAATAG
- a CDS encoding amidohydrolase, whose protein sequence is MKTLLIRNCTAITVNSNFDIIENAEIRISDGRIVSVAKCTNMPGIDDSEEIIDAEGGIVMPGLVNTHTHLPMTLFRGLADDMPLMTWLNDYIFPAEAEYINAESARAGALLGCAEMLLSGTTSCCDGYFHEDSVAMAMFESGIRGIAAHGIIDFPAPGVPDPSKNVEAASIFAKKWLGVNGLIKPAFFCHSPYTCSAETIINAKKEADHLGLKFFIHVSETKGEVDSMKAEKGMSPVQYLDSLGVLGENTIAVHCVWVDDIDMEILASKKVFVSHAPESNMKLGSGIAHIYSMIENGIRVGLGTDGCASNNDLDLLSEMDTAAKLQKVFLHDPAVMNAETVIRMATIRGAELMGLDHVIGSIEPGKAADLIIIDTKKPHMRPMFHHASQVVYAAKGSDVRHVFVDGKHIVKDFQLLSLDIHVISEAVEQSVR, encoded by the coding sequence ATGAAAACTTTATTGATCCGTAACTGCACTGCAATCACTGTAAATAGTAATTTTGACATAATAGAAAACGCTGAAATAAGAATTTCTGACGGTCGTATTGTATCAGTGGCAAAATGTACAAATATGCCCGGGATTGATGACTCTGAAGAAATAATCGACGCAGAGGGCGGAATCGTAATGCCCGGCCTTGTCAATACCCATACACATCTGCCCATGACTCTTTTCAGAGGGCTGGCCGATGACATGCCCCTAATGACCTGGCTTAATGATTATATATTTCCGGCAGAAGCAGAATATATAAATGCGGAATCAGCCAGAGCTGGCGCGCTTCTTGGGTGCGCGGAAATGCTTCTTTCAGGCACTACTTCCTGCTGCGACGGATATTTCCATGAAGACAGCGTTGCAATGGCCATGTTCGAATCAGGAATCAGGGGAATAGCAGCTCATGGGATTATCGATTTTCCTGCGCCGGGAGTTCCTGATCCTTCTAAAAACGTCGAGGCAGCTTCAATTTTCGCAAAAAAATGGCTTGGAGTTAATGGCCTCATAAAACCAGCGTTTTTCTGTCATTCTCCCTACACATGCTCGGCCGAAACCATAATAAACGCAAAAAAAGAAGCCGATCATCTTGGTCTTAAGTTTTTCATCCATGTTTCAGAAACCAAGGGTGAAGTAGATTCAATGAAGGCCGAAAAAGGAATGAGTCCGGTTCAGTACCTTGATTCCCTTGGTGTTCTTGGCGAAAATACAATTGCGGTGCACTGCGTGTGGGTTGACGATATCGATATGGAGATTCTTGCATCAAAAAAGGTCTTTGTTTCCCACGCACCCGAAAGCAATATGAAGCTTGGGTCTGGCATTGCGCATATTTATTCTATGATTGAAAATGGAATCCGTGTAGGGCTTGGAACAGACGGTTGCGCCAGCAATAATGATTTGGATTTATTGAGTGAGATGGACACAGCTGCAAAGCTCCAGAAGGTTTTTTTGCATGATCCGGCAGTAATGAATGCGGAAACCGTAATCAGAATGGCAACTATTAGAGGCGCGGAACTCATGGGGCTTGATCATGTGATTGGCTCAATAGAACCAGGCAAGGCCGCAGATCTGATAATAATAGACACAAAAAAGCCCCATATGCGCCCGATGTTTCATCATGCGTCCCAGGTGGTTTATGCTGCCAAAGGCTCTGATGTCCGCCATGTGTTTGTTGATGGAAAACATATTGTAAAGGATTTTCAGCTATTGAGTCTTGATATACATGTTATTTCCGAAGCGGTGGAGCAGTCAGTCAGGTGA
- a CDS encoding YkgJ family cysteine cluster protein, translating to MKCRPGCAACCIAPSISSSIPGMPNGKPAGVRCIQLTENGMCKIFGTDERPEVCVNLKPSDEMCGQGADAAISFLNMLELATIP from the coding sequence ATGAAATGCCGTCCAGGATGCGCGGCCTGCTGTATTGCGCCTTCAATATCTTCTTCAATACCAGGAATGCCGAATGGCAAACCTGCGGGTGTCAGATGCATTCAACTTACAGAAAACGGAATGTGCAAAATATTCGGAACAGATGAAAGGCCTGAAGTATGTGTCAATCTAAAGCCATCGGATGAAATGTGCGGACAAGGAGCAGATGCAGCCATCTCTTTTTTGAACATGCTTGAGCTTGCGACCATCCCATGA
- a CDS encoding purine-nucleoside phosphorylase, whose translation MEEYVKKVKETAAFIKKNISEMPVTGLLTGTGLGDSVAGINVLHAFDYKDIPNFPVSTVESHKGKLIFGDISGHRIVAMQGRFHMYEGYSPLEVTFPIRVMQELGVQNLIVTNAAGGLNLSFSPGDIMLIRDHINMSGENPLIGPNVDSWGVRFPDMSAVYDLGLAAIALDAAIKHDLDMFQGVYVGLKGPSLETPAETRFIRMIGADAVGFSTIPEIIVAVHAGMKVLGLSTITNVNDPDHQEKATVEEIIDVAVKAAPKVALIIKHVLETLEL comes from the coding sequence ATGGAAGAATATGTAAAAAAGGTTAAAGAAACCGCTGCTTTCATAAAAAAGAATATTTCCGAAATGCCCGTGACTGGTCTGCTTACTGGAACTGGTCTTGGAGACAGCGTTGCTGGCATAAATGTCTTACATGCCTTTGATTACAAGGATATTCCCAATTTTCCGGTGTCCACGGTGGAAAGCCATAAGGGCAAACTTATTTTCGGAGATATTTCAGGACACAGGATCGTGGCAATGCAGGGAAGATTCCATATGTATGAAGGATATTCTCCGCTTGAGGTTACTTTTCCCATAAGGGTCATGCAGGAACTGGGCGTGCAGAATCTGATAGTCACAAATGCTGCCGGCGGTTTAAATCTGTCATTTTCACCCGGGGACATAATGTTGATAAGGGATCACATAAACATGTCAGGTGAAAACCCTCTCATCGGCCCGAATGTGGACTCATGGGGTGTGAGATTCCCGGATATGTCGGCTGTCTATGATCTGGGATTGGCCGCGATTGCCCTTGATGCCGCAATAAAGCATGATCTGGATATGTTTCAGGGCGTTTATGTTGGACTCAAGGGTCCATCCCTTGAAACCCCTGCTGAAACGAGATTCATAAGGATGATTGGCGCGGATGCGGTTGGTTTTTCCACAATCCCCGAAATCATTGTCGCCGTTCATGCAGGAATGAAGGTGCTTGGTCTTTCGACAATAACAAATGTGAATGATCCTGATCATCAGGAAAAAGCCACTGTTGAGGAAATTATTGACGTGGCTGTCAAGGCTGCTCCAAAAGTTGCATTGATAATAAAACATGTTCTGGAGACACTTGAGCTATGA